The genomic segment CTGCTGTCGGAGGGCTCGCTGTCCGCATCTGCCATTTACGCCCATGTCGTGgggggtgtgcgtgtccgGGTGGGTTGCCCGCATGTGCCGCGACAGGGAGATCGTTGCCATGAGCCTGTAGCGGCAGGGACATTCCGCCCGCTCCTGAATCTGCACGCCTTTGACGGGTGTGGCTGTGTCAAGCGGAGGGGGCCCACGGACAAACATGTGCCCGCGCACAAAGAACCCACAGCCGGTCGCtctgaagggaggggggggacagTAGGTGGatacgcgtgtgtgctgaaTCGCCGGCACGACCTCTCGGGGACTGGCACAAATGTGATCATGACCACAGACCTCTCCGGCACAGCACCAGGGCAGACTTGCGCGCCGACATCCAGAGGGGTTACTACGCTCTTATACCACGGTGAGGCAGTCGACATCATCAGGGCCGGTGTTagagaagaaaataaaaTTAAGATGCGTAAGGCGTCAGTCAGGTCTGTGGCGTGTGAGACAACGGAAGCAGgggcgacagcagctgcggtgaCGACGGGGGAAGGTATGGCGGCGCAAGCAAAGGAGAACTCCACGAAAAGAACGCAAGGACACtaagagaggaagggggttGACAAAcgacgaagagagcgaagacacacacacacacacacatgcgcagcagAGAACTTCCTCTGTGGTTCGTCGCCAGCAAAGTGTCAGTGAAAAGACCAATCACACCCACCCCTTCGTTTCCTTTTCATCTCTTCGCTACTCCATCGTGGCAAGCGCACCTGGCGTCTTATACATCAAGAACTTGTACAGGATCGGCGAAACACCAGCCAGCAAGAGCATCAGCGTAATGATCACGATGCAGAAGAAGGGTGTCGTCGTCTCTGCGTCAGTGAAGGGTACTCGTACGTTCATGGCGAACAAATTTGGTATGATGGTGACTGGCATCACTATGACAGTAATTTGGGTCTGCACGTGGTTCAGGTAGTCCATAAAGTGGCAGTGCGACAAGAGGCGTGCTGACACACCGCTGATGAGGGTCATGCTCGCCCTGTTGACGATGTCGCGACTCTTGCGGAGTTTGAGGATCGTGCTGCGAATGGATGAGAGCAAGCGTTGGTAGCGCTCCACTGCCGGCGTGGATCTCGAAAGCGGTGTCCGGCGCATTgccggcaacagcagctcctTCAACACCCGCTCCTTCTGCAAAGAGTCGATGTGAAAGAGAGCgatgaggtggcgcaggctctTGATGCGCACCAGCATGTCATCCTGGTCAACACGCGAAGGCAGAATTTGAAGCACAAGCTCATCGAGTTGATCCGCTTCAATGAGTAGCACACGGACAGATTTCTGGAGGTAGGCGATAATGGCGGACACGAGCGAGCTGCATACGACGGAAATGGCTATGTTTACACGGTAGTTCGGCGATGTCGGGTCGCTAGGGGAGCCGAAGGGGGCCATGGCCTGCTGGGTCTCTCTCATCTGCCGCGCCGAtaacggcggtggcgcagcacctacagcagcaacggcggggTATGTGAGCGGTGCTCGTTCTACCCCTCGACCAGCGGCTGAGCCACGAGGCACGTCAGGTGTGGCTCCGTTGACCTGATCCTTGAATAAGCTGCCCGCATCGTCGAGAGGAAGGCTTGTGTCGCACTGGCGCTCCCACTCGACGGAAGGGGTGTCGCCTGTTTCGGTTTTGCCTGACTCGGCCCCCTTGAGGCCACCGACAGTTGACAGATGCGACGCTGCCGAGTGAAGTCCCCACACGCCAGTTCCACCGGTGCCTCTTGTAGATTCGCTGACCCATGCGTGGTTGGCCACGATGAGCTCCacgtctccttctccgccaaAGTGGCCCGCACTGAAGGTGAAGAGCGCCGACTCAAAGGCCAATGCCACCACTGGTGtgcacggcagctgcgcgccacGTCGGTTCATCCCATCATGCTGGATGGCGCCGCATCTCGTACTCTCCATCCTCTGCAGCCCCACTGCCTGCAGACACAGCACGGCGTAGCCGTGTGCGGGGAAGTACTCGAAGAAGTTGTCACGCACCGTTGTGTAGCGTCTGGCACGGCCGTCCTTTTCACGCCCTCCGTCCGAAGAAGACTCTGtatcctcctcgtcgctgctggactCGCTGTTCCCAAGCTCCATGAGCCCCTCAGCATCCTCATCGGCGCAGAGCACTGAGATGATGCGGCGTCGTGTGAGCACATGCACGGGCAGGCTCTCCAGAACCTCCGCCAACTCTTCCTCTGTGGCAGCCTTAATGCTGACCCACGCCGGGCAAGCGTCGCTGTTGGGAGTAGAGGTAGGAGACAGCCGGATCGCTGGAAAGGCGAATGGCCCGTGTGTCTTGTCAGCGGTGGGCTCAGAGGGAACCGTGGGTGAAGCATTCGTAGTTGCTGGCGTGCGCGCAGGGAGCTGCAATGGGAGCTTTGCAAAATGATCGCCGTCACCCGTTGGCGAGGGTGGCAAGGCAAAGTACTGATCCTGTTCACACACCATCTGCTTCAGCGTCGCGACGTTCGGTACAAGGCGCCAGGCCGCGTCAGTCACGCCTTCAACGAGGTACCGCACGCGGATGCGGATGCCATCAGTATTCTTGccagcactgccgcccccCACAGCCGACATCGTGGTAGTGGCGGTCGAATCGCCACCGCGGAGTAGCGGAGAGGACTGGCTTTTCATCGTTGCGGAGTTCCTCTGCGTCATTTCAACCTCTGACACggaggtgccgccgctgcgttgGTGCGAAGCGGACATGACAgagatgtgcgtgtgtgctggcgTGAGAGGTATCCGGTTTATCGTAGTGCTTATGCACTTTTCAAACACACAGCAAAGCTGCTTAAGAGGGTCTACTCAATCGATGTGTGGTGACAAGCAGAGCACTTGCACAGTGCGTGCGTCGCCTCTACGGCAGGAACACTGaacaaaaataaaaaaagagggagtggggaaACGCACACTTTCACTCtcaggaaaagaggagaaaaacgGGTGAGGGGCCACTGTTGAAAAAACAAAGCGACTTGCAACGTGGTGAGGagcgtgtggggggggggggggcgcgcgCCTTACAAACTCGTTCCTTCTGTCTACCTCAGGTCCTTTAGAGCGGTGAAGATGCTACGTGTATACGCAGGTACAcatgtgcgtctctgcctcTACCCGGTGGCTGAGTACTATTCAACCGACGGAGAAAACTAGCCTCAGCAACTGAGCCAAGGTAGACCGCCTCTTGTGAAAAAGACAGAttgaagagaagagcgactgggggggggggggcgcttGACACGGCACCGCGCTCACGTGAccgcagagaaaaggaaattCAGACAGGCAGAAAACGATGAATAAAAGAGCCACCGacctcgcctctctccttttttttttttactctGAGTGCAGCCGTGTTAGTGCAACTGAGAAAACGTAGCGGCGAagtggggaagaggcggcggaaagtgagggtggggggtgagCGACGAGTGAGCAACAAATCACTCGCGGGGCGGCGTGGAAGATGTATCGCTCGGTGTGAACTTacagcgcagcgcagcggtgttAATGGCGAGGAGAGTGGCGCCGAGGTTAGTTTTCgttatgtgtgtgtgggtgtttgggggggggggggtgtcttTGCTGTACGTGATGGTCCCTAACGATCGCCGAACACTGTAAAGGTGGGTCGATGCTTTGCCATGTACACGTCCTCTGTGCGTCTcctttcgctccttctcgcACTGCCTTTACTTATCGCTTCTGTGCCAccaggagagggagagtgaacggacaggcacacacacaagaaatgAGGAATGGAGGGAGGCAGGgtggaagaaaaagagggtgGAAAGAATGCTACAGCATGGTAAGGGAATGCTAGACGGGATACGCCAGTGGAAAGAAGCGGTGGGgtagggaggagggcgctgTGCCAATGGTCGTGTTGGTGAAGAGGAATAAGTGAAAAGGCGTAAAGACAGAATTATTTAaggcaggagaaggagggggcgggaaTCGTGAGACACAGATGCACAGATTGATGTTGAATGTGCCGCTTCCCTACAAACCTCGCTCCACCTTATGTACCTCTGCTCTGTTCCTCTCGCTTGTCTTACAGACGCCCTCGCACGTagggagaaagcaaaagaaatGAGGGAAAACCAAACGAGAGCACCGTCAACGTTTCTACACGGAGTGCATGTGCGAGCTGCGagtggaaggggaggggggggagggggtgaa from the Leishmania panamensis strain MHOM/PA/94/PSC-1 chromosome 28 sequence genome contains:
- a CDS encoding cation transporter, putative (TriTrypDB/GeneDB-style sysID: LpmP.28.2050), with protein sequence MSASHQRSGGTSVSEVEMTQRNSATMKSQSSPLLRGGDSTATTTMSAVGGGSAGKNTDGIRIRVRYLVEGVTDAAWRLVPNVATLKQMVCEQDQYFALPPSPTGDGDHFAKLPLQLPARTPATTNASPTVPSEPTADKTHGPFAFPAIRLSPTSTPNSDACPAWVSIKAATEEELAEVLESLPVHVLTRRRIISVLCADEDAEGLMELGNSESSSDEEDTESSSDGGREKDGRARRYTTVRDNFFEYFPAHGYAVLCLQAVGLQRMESTRCGAIQHDGMNRRGAQLPCTPVVALAFESALFTFSAGHFGGEGDVELIVANHAWVSESTRGTGGTGVWGLHSAASHLSTVGGLKGAESGKTETGDTPSVEWERQCDTSLPLDDAGSLFKDQVNGATPDVPRGSAAGRGVERAPLTYPAVAAVGAAPPPLSARQMRETQQAMAPFGSPSDPTSPNYRVNIAISVVCSSLVSAIIAYLQKSVRVLLIEADQLDELVLQILPSRVDQDDMLVRIKSLRHLIALFHIDSLQKERVLKELLLPAMRRTPLSRSTPAVERYQRLLSSIRSTILKLRKSRDIVNRASMTLISGVSARLLSHCHFMDYLNHVQTQITVIVMPVTIIPNLFAMNVRVPFTDAETTTPFFCIVIITLMLLLAGVSPILYKFLMYKTPGALATME